Proteins co-encoded in one Listeria ivanovii subsp. ivanovii genomic window:
- a CDS encoding ABC transporter ATP-binding protein — MEKLEISGLKKKYNGKLVVKGINLTIYNKECVALIGPNGAGKSTIINMIVQILTSDDGHITLDGQKAKFVREKIGFLPQYPKFYGWMTAIECLRFMGKLSNMEKNDLESRIQEVLLLVGLADSSKKKISTYSGGMRQRLGIAQAILHRPELLILDEPVSALDPIGRREIILLLEKLKKEITILFSTHILKEAEEICDRIAIIKKGELVTDKTVEQLMQEESSSIFDVEFIGDTDAWQQILKQNDYIEKMEKIGTVYQVHTTDRKAGAEAILKALLEVNGELIRVENRHQNLEEIFMEKVEK, encoded by the coding sequence ATGGAAAAATTAGAAATTAGCGGATTAAAAAAGAAATACAATGGAAAGCTAGTTGTTAAAGGCATTAATCTAACCATTTACAATAAAGAATGTGTCGCACTGATCGGACCTAATGGCGCTGGGAAATCAACTATTATCAATATGATTGTACAAATTTTGACTTCGGATGATGGACATATTACCCTTGATGGTCAAAAAGCAAAGTTTGTTAGGGAAAAGATTGGTTTTCTACCACAATATCCAAAATTTTATGGTTGGATGACTGCGATAGAGTGTCTTCGTTTTATGGGAAAATTATCCAATATGGAGAAAAATGATTTAGAGAGTCGGATTCAAGAAGTTTTGCTCTTAGTTGGTTTAGCGGATAGTTCTAAAAAGAAAATTAGTACTTATTCTGGAGGGATGCGCCAACGCTTAGGAATCGCACAAGCAATCTTGCACCGACCAGAGTTACTGATATTAGATGAGCCAGTTTCTGCTCTGGATCCAATTGGACGTAGAGAAATCATTTTACTGTTAGAGAAATTAAAAAAAGAAATCACGATTTTATTTTCCACGCATATATTGAAAGAAGCCGAAGAAATATGTGATCGTATTGCCATAATTAAAAAAGGGGAGCTTGTTACTGATAAAACAGTAGAACAGCTAATGCAAGAGGAAAGTTCTTCTATTTTTGACGTGGAATTCATTGGAGACACAGATGCATGGCAACAAATACTTAAGCAAAATGATTACATTGAAAAAATGGAGAAAATTGGTACAGTATATCAAGTGCATACCACAGATAGGAAAGCAGGAGCAGAAGCTATTTTAAAAGCATTGTTAGAAGTAAATGGTGAACTTATTCGTGTTGAAAATAGACATCAAAACTTAGAAGAAATTTTTATGGAGAAGGTGGAGAAATGA
- a CDS encoding PLD nuclease N-terminal domain-containing protein, with product MDKTQIALIIPIIILYLALLLTAVIDLARNWQIRKNPVIWLFVVIFINIFGPVMYFIFGRKEDVN from the coding sequence ATGGATAAAACACAAATAGCATTAATTATTCCAATCATTATTTTATATCTAGCCTTATTATTAACAGCTGTTATTGATTTAGCGAGAAACTGGCAAATACGAAAAAACCCAGTTATTTGGCTATTTGTTGTTATTTTTATTAATATTTTCGGACCAGTGATGTATTTCATCTTTGGGCGAAAAGAAGATGTAAACTAA
- a CDS encoding penicillin-binding protein 1A, whose protein sequence is MDKFKQQLIKYLQLFFGFIGKWIGIGWRKFRRFCKNKHIGKIFLLAGLVFLLSFIIYLVVVAKSADIDALKKGLESATIIYDKDGDKAGELSSTDATFVSINKISKNLQNAVVSIEDRRFYEHKGFDLKGIARAGVNLITNGGISGGGSTITQQLAKNALLTQEQTFTRKAKEIFMAREIEKTYSKDEIMEMYLNRSYFGNGEWGVENASLKYFGKSAADLNVPEAATIAGLLQAPSAYDPYEHIDKATNRRNMVLNAMVETGDITKAEGDKYKATKIVLNDQSKDPLANKYPWYVDAVINEAVNEADITQDEIMQKGYKIYTELDQNYQTSLENVYENDYLFPSNASDGTLVQSGAVLMDPATGGIRALVGGRGEHVFRGFNRATQMKAQPGSTMKPLAVYTPALQSGYDVDSMLKDEKITYKGNYTPTNVGGVYSGEVPMYTAVANSINAPAVWLLDQIGIDKGVKSVEKFGIEVPEQDRTLGLALGGMSKGASPVQMATAYSTFANNGAKPESHIITKIVDPSGNTVYENVPKTKQIISKTVSNEMTSMLLDVINTGTGKSAAVSGHEMAGKTGSTQVPFDDTSGTKDQWFVGYTPNLVGAVWMGFDKTDKDHYLTTTSSSGVSSLAHYVMNSGLKYQKATDFSTKSAAQETAAKKEEETKADEGDFWGSVKEKADEAGKTIKKGADKVKEFGGKVSEGIGNLLDSIGN, encoded by the coding sequence ATGGATAAATTTAAACAACAACTCATTAAATACCTTCAATTATTCTTTGGATTTATTGGCAAATGGATTGGTATAGGGTGGCGGAAATTTAGACGCTTTTGTAAAAATAAACATATTGGAAAGATATTTTTACTTGCAGGACTGGTATTTTTATTAAGTTTTATTATTTATCTCGTAGTTGTAGCGAAGTCCGCAGATATTGATGCCTTAAAGAAAGGCTTAGAATCCGCGACAATTATTTACGACAAAGACGGAGACAAAGCAGGAGAACTATCTTCCACAGATGCCACTTTTGTATCAATCAACAAAATTTCTAAAAATCTTCAAAATGCAGTAGTTTCAATTGAAGATAGACGCTTTTATGAACATAAAGGCTTCGACCTAAAAGGGATTGCTCGAGCAGGTGTTAATTTGATTACAAATGGTGGAATATCTGGTGGGGGTAGTACTATCACCCAACAGCTCGCCAAAAATGCCTTATTAACCCAAGAGCAAACCTTTACCCGAAAAGCAAAAGAAATTTTTATGGCTCGGGAAATCGAAAAAACATATTCCAAAGATGAAATTATGGAAATGTACTTAAATCGTTCTTATTTTGGGAATGGTGAGTGGGGTGTCGAGAATGCCTCCCTAAAATACTTTGGTAAATCAGCAGCAGACTTGAACGTACCAGAAGCTGCGACGATTGCAGGGTTACTACAAGCCCCTAGCGCCTATGATCCATATGAGCATATCGATAAAGCAACTAATCGTCGAAATATGGTGCTAAATGCCATGGTAGAAACTGGAGACATCACGAAAGCGGAAGGCGATAAATACAAAGCAACCAAAATTGTATTAAATGATCAATCAAAAGACCCACTAGCGAATAAATATCCTTGGTATGTGGATGCAGTTATTAATGAAGCTGTCAATGAAGCGGACATAACACAAGATGAAATCATGCAAAAAGGTTACAAAATTTATACAGAACTAGACCAAAATTACCAAACTTCTTTAGAAAATGTCTATGAAAATGACTACTTGTTCCCATCGAACGCGAGTGATGGAACATTAGTTCAATCAGGCGCAGTATTAATGGATCCAGCAACAGGAGGAATTCGAGCGCTGGTTGGTGGGCGAGGTGAGCATGTTTTCCGTGGCTTTAACCGAGCGACACAGATGAAAGCTCAACCAGGCTCAACGATGAAGCCGCTAGCTGTTTATACACCAGCACTTCAATCTGGTTATGATGTGGACTCCATGCTAAAAGATGAAAAAATAACTTATAAAGGCAACTACACACCTACAAATGTGGGTGGTGTATATAGCGGAGAAGTTCCAATGTATACCGCAGTGGCAAACTCCATTAATGCACCGGCTGTTTGGTTGCTTGATCAGATTGGTATTGATAAAGGCGTTAAATCAGTAGAAAAATTTGGAATAGAAGTTCCAGAACAAGATCGTACGCTTGGACTTGCACTAGGCGGAATGAGTAAAGGTGCTTCACCAGTCCAAATGGCAACCGCTTATTCTACATTTGCTAACAATGGGGCAAAACCAGAATCACATATTATTACCAAAATCGTCGATCCTTCTGGTAACACAGTTTATGAAAATGTTCCTAAAACAAAACAAATTATTTCAAAGACTGTTTCGAATGAAATGACTTCCATGCTTTTAGATGTAATCAATACAGGAACAGGTAAAAGTGCAGCCGTTTCTGGTCACGAGATGGCAGGGAAAACGGGTTCGACACAAGTTCCATTTGATGATACAAGTGGTACAAAAGATCAATGGTTTGTCGGCTATACACCTAACTTAGTTGGAGCTGTTTGGATGGGCTTTGATAAGACTGATAAAGACCACTACCTCACAACCACAAGCTCATCGGGTGTATCTAGCCTGGCGCATTATGTGATGAATAGTGGGCTTAAATATCAAAAAGCAACGGATTTCAGTACGAAGAGTGCGGCCCAAGAAACCGCAGCGAAAAAAGAAGAAGAAACAAAAGCAGACGAAGGCGACTTCTGGGGTAGCGTTAAAGAAAAAGCTGATGAAGCTGGAAAAACCATCAAAAAAGGTGCAGATAAAGTAAAAGAATTTGGTGGTAAAGTTTCAGAAGGGATAGGCAACTTACTAGACTCTATCGGAAATTAA
- a CDS encoding low molecular weight phosphatase family protein — protein MTQKLIYFLSQTHIRSAIAEAWAKRLSLSNVKFISGSWHKSKATPFIAEALNEFAIDPPESLSYSPSSKLLADADLIVTIYDSAHETAPNFPSDIQEKIIYWDIDDPELELALPQKWASYQEVCDNIALSVKNLEHVLIEA, from the coding sequence ATGACGCAAAAGCTGATTTACTTTTTATCACAAACGCATATTCGAAGTGCCATTGCAGAAGCATGGGCCAAACGACTTTCACTTAGCAATGTTAAATTTATTAGCGGTTCTTGGCATAAATCAAAAGCAACACCTTTTATTGCCGAAGCGCTTAATGAGTTTGCCATTGATCCACCTGAAAGCTTATCGTATTCCCCTAGCTCAAAATTACTGGCAGATGCTGATCTCATTGTAACAATTTATGATTCTGCACATGAAACTGCACCAAATTTCCCATCGGACATCCAAGAAAAAATTATTTATTGGGACATTGATGATCCAGAACTGGAATTAGCGTTACCCCAAAAATGGGCGAGTTATCAAGAAGTTTGTGATAACATTGCCTTATCGGTTAAAAATTTAGAGCACGTATTGATAGAGGCTTAG
- a CDS encoding cation diffusion facilitator family transporter translates to MDSYNDLKKAERAAFLSIFAYIFLSLLKIVAGQLGNSDALLADGLNNTTDIVASVALLIGLKISRKPPDADHSYGHRRTETISSLIASIIMFLVGVQVIWSSIVHIIEKDFTSPSMLTAVVALFSGIFMYGIYLYNHRLAKKLDSQAVRAAAYDNRSDAFVSFGAFIGIVGAVLGVPWLDLVTAFLVGVLIIYTAVKIFYDAAHTLTDGFDVSKLETIHDLIASVPEVKKVIDIKARMNGNRIWIDATIAVDPELNVVKSHEITEIVEQKIRSEYDGAFTLVHIEPFFE, encoded by the coding sequence GTGGACAGCTATAATGATTTAAAAAAAGCAGAACGCGCCGCATTTTTGAGTATATTTGCTTATATATTTCTTTCCCTTTTAAAAATAGTAGCGGGACAATTAGGAAATTCAGATGCTCTACTTGCAGATGGTTTAAACAATACAACCGATATTGTTGCTTCGGTTGCGTTATTAATTGGTCTTAAAATTTCCCGTAAACCGCCTGATGCCGATCATTCTTATGGACATCGTCGAACAGAAACAATCAGTTCTTTGATTGCATCTATAATTATGTTTTTAGTTGGAGTACAAGTAATCTGGAGTTCGATTGTTCATATTATCGAAAAAGACTTTACCTCCCCCTCTATGTTGACTGCAGTTGTAGCACTTTTTTCTGGTATTTTTATGTATGGTATTTATTTATATAATCATCGGTTGGCAAAAAAACTTGATAGTCAGGCAGTTCGTGCAGCAGCTTACGATAATCGTTCAGATGCATTTGTTAGTTTCGGAGCGTTTATTGGGATTGTTGGCGCCGTTCTTGGTGTTCCTTGGCTTGATCTCGTTACAGCATTTTTAGTAGGAGTGTTAATTATTTATACAGCGGTTAAAATTTTCTACGATGCCGCTCATACGCTTACAGATGGCTTTGATGTTTCCAAACTAGAGACGATTCACGATTTAATTGCTTCTGTTCCTGAGGTCAAAAAAGTGATTGATATTAAAGCGCGAATGAACGGAAACCGCATTTGGATTGATGCAACGATTGCTGTTGATCCAGAATTAAATGTAGTAAAAAGTCATGAAATCACAGAAATTGTCGAGCAAAAAATTCGAAGTGAGTATGATGGCGCATTTACTTTAGTCCATATAGAACCTTTTTTTGAATAA
- a CDS encoding hemolysin family protein yields MILTIKFLIIALLIAISAFFVATEFAIVKMRPSRLDQLIAEKDKRAVLARYIYNHLNAYLSACQLGITISSLGLGWLGESTVEAALHPLFSMMELPQSAITILSFTIAFLFITFLHVVVGELVPKTLAIDKTETVALAVARPLHIFYKVMFPFIWILNGSAVFIARLFGLEPASEHEIAHTEDELKIIVGESYKSGEINQSEFRYVNKIFDFDERMAKEVMIPRTEIVTVDTGSTIGELSDIMRNERYTRYPVIDGDKDHVIGVLNLKEILSAYVEHGSNPSFSIDPYVKPIIRVIETIPIKELLFRMQRERSHIAILLDEYGGTSGLVTVEDIVEEIVGDIRDEFDADEIPEIRKIKDGHYIVDAKLLIDEVNNILGTEIEEEEVDTIGGWFLTQNYEVEVGDEIDYDGFIFRVKQGEPHHIEYIEITKKNN; encoded by the coding sequence TTGATATTAACCATTAAATTTTTAATTATAGCTTTACTTATTGCTATATCAGCTTTTTTCGTAGCAACGGAATTTGCGATAGTTAAAATGCGACCGAGCCGACTCGACCAGCTAATTGCTGAGAAAGATAAACGCGCGGTTCTTGCAAGATATATTTATAACCACTTGAACGCTTATTTATCCGCCTGTCAGTTAGGGATTACGATTAGTTCTCTTGGGCTTGGTTGGTTAGGGGAATCTACTGTAGAAGCTGCTTTACACCCATTATTTAGTATGATGGAACTGCCACAGTCTGCTATTACGATTCTTTCTTTCACTATTGCTTTCCTATTTATCACATTTTTGCATGTTGTGGTCGGCGAACTTGTACCGAAAACACTTGCCATTGATAAAACAGAAACAGTGGCGCTTGCCGTAGCACGTCCATTGCATATTTTTTACAAAGTTATGTTCCCATTTATTTGGATTTTGAATGGTTCTGCGGTATTTATCGCACGTCTTTTTGGTTTAGAACCAGCTTCTGAACATGAAATTGCGCACACAGAGGATGAATTAAAAATTATCGTTGGTGAAAGTTATAAGAGTGGTGAAATTAACCAATCAGAATTTCGCTATGTGAATAAAATTTTTGACTTTGATGAGCGAATGGCAAAAGAAGTGATGATTCCGCGTACAGAAATAGTGACAGTTGATACCGGATCCACAATCGGTGAACTATCTGACATTATGCGAAATGAGCGATATACTCGTTATCCTGTAATTGACGGGGATAAAGACCACGTTATCGGCGTACTTAATTTAAAAGAAATTTTGTCAGCTTATGTAGAACACGGATCGAATCCAAGTTTTAGTATTGATCCTTACGTAAAGCCAATTATTCGAGTTATTGAAACGATTCCGATTAAAGAACTTCTTTTCCGAATGCAGCGTGAACGTTCCCATATTGCGATTTTACTTGATGAATATGGTGGTACTTCTGGACTTGTAACTGTAGAGGATATTGTAGAAGAAATTGTTGGAGACATTCGCGATGAATTTGATGCGGACGAAATCCCAGAAATCCGCAAAATCAAGGACGGACACTATATTGTTGATGCTAAATTATTAATTGATGAAGTAAACAATATTTTAGGTACAGAAATTGAAGAAGAAGAAGTAGATACGATTGGTGGATGGTTCCTGACTCAAAATTATGAAGTAGAAGTTGGGGACGAGATTGATTATGATGGATTTATTTTCCGCGTCAAACAAGGAGAACCACATCATATTGAATACATTGAAATTACGAAGAAAAATAACTAA
- a CDS encoding LysR family transcriptional regulator, translating to MNLHHLRYFVTLAHMEHYTKAAEKLLITQPSLSHAISSLEQELGIPLFEKEGRNIGLSKAGKVFLDYVEESLDMIDTGVATVEKAANGEGQIDLAFLQTLGTSLVPKLVQEFLQTEPDKQIDFVFHTGVSIDIIQGLKEKKYDIGICSKLENERNIHFTPIAKQELVLIVPKTHPLAEKEWIDLTETVPYPHIAFSKKSGLRPIIDDLFRKIGADYKIAYEIEVDQVIAGMVAQDFGIAVVPNMPILNYVDVKVLPIRSPNWERIFYLAVQRNQTLTPAAEKFKQFMINHRI from the coding sequence ATGAATTTACATCATTTACGCTATTTCGTCACACTGGCTCACATGGAACATTACACAAAAGCAGCTGAAAAATTGCTTATAACCCAGCCGAGTTTAAGTCACGCAATTTCCTCATTAGAACAAGAACTTGGAATTCCGTTGTTTGAAAAAGAGGGACGTAACATTGGCTTAAGCAAAGCAGGGAAGGTTTTTTTGGATTATGTGGAAGAATCTTTAGACATGATAGACACGGGAGTTGCTACTGTTGAAAAAGCTGCGAACGGAGAAGGACAGATTGATCTAGCTTTTTTACAAACGCTTGGAACTTCACTTGTGCCAAAGCTTGTACAAGAATTTTTGCAGACGGAGCCAGATAAACAAATCGATTTTGTGTTCCATACAGGCGTTTCGATTGATATTATTCAAGGCTTAAAAGAAAAGAAATATGATATTGGAATCTGCTCGAAACTCGAAAATGAGCGAAATATTCATTTTACGCCAATTGCTAAACAAGAATTAGTACTTATTGTTCCAAAAACGCATCCGCTAGCAGAGAAAGAATGGATTGACTTAACAGAAACTGTCCCATATCCTCACATTGCTTTCTCAAAGAAAAGTGGTTTACGCCCAATAATTGATGATCTATTTAGAAAAATCGGGGCAGATTACAAAATTGCTTATGAAATCGAAGTAGATCAAGTTATTGCTGGGATGGTCGCGCAAGACTTTGGCATCGCAGTAGTTCCTAATATGCCAATTTTAAATTACGTAGATGTAAAAGTGCTACCTATCAGAAGTCCAAACTGGGAGCGAATTTTTTATTTAGCTGTACAAAGAAATCAAACGTTAACACCCGCTGCTGAAAAATTCAAACAATTTATGATTAATCATCGCATTTAA
- a CDS encoding sugar phosphate isomerase/epimerase family protein — MTNANGNLKKCPITISSYTLGTEVSFPERVRIAAENGFDGIGLRAENYVDALAAGLTDEDMLRILDEHHIKVTEVEYITQWGTASDRTFEQQKKEQTTFHMARLFGVKHINCGLLEKIPEDQIITALGELCDRAEELIIGLEFMPYSGVADLAAAWRVAEACGRDNAQLICDTWHWARANQTAESIKNVPADRIVSIQLCDVHETPYKELREESLHDRLAPGEGYGDTIGFARILKEHGVSPRVMGVEVISDSMVETGLEYTAIKVYNATKKVLDEAWPEVSPK; from the coding sequence ATGACAAATGCAAATGGCAACCTAAAAAAATGCCCCATCACGATTAGCTCTTATACCTTAGGAACGGAGGTTTCTTTTCCTGAACGAGTACGAATTGCAGCAGAAAATGGTTTTGACGGAATTGGTTTACGCGCCGAAAATTATGTCGATGCACTGGCAGCTGGCTTGACTGATGAAGATATGTTAAGGATTTTAGATGAGCATCACATCAAAGTTACTGAAGTAGAATACATAACGCAGTGGGGAACCGCTTCTGACCGCACTTTCGAGCAACAAAAGAAAGAACAAACTACCTTCCACATGGCTCGCTTATTCGGTGTAAAACATATTAATTGTGGTTTATTGGAAAAAATCCCCGAAGACCAAATCATTACTGCTCTTGGTGAACTTTGCGACCGTGCAGAAGAATTGATTATTGGTTTAGAATTCATGCCTTACAGCGGAGTAGCAGATTTGGCAGCAGCATGGCGTGTGGCAGAGGCTTGCGGCAGAGATAACGCCCAACTAATTTGTGACACATGGCACTGGGCAAGAGCAAACCAAACAGCAGAATCTATCAAAAATGTACCTGCTGATCGGATTGTTTCAATTCAACTCTGTGACGTCCATGAAACGCCCTATAAAGAGCTTCGCGAAGAGTCACTGCATGATAGACTAGCTCCTGGTGAAGGATACGGGGACACGATTGGTTTTGCTCGTATTTTAAAAGAGCATGGTGTAAGTCCACGTGTCATGGGAGTAGAAGTAATATCTGATTCCATGGTAGAAACTGGCTTAGAATATACCGCAATTAAAGTATACAATGCCACAAAAAAAGTATTAGACGAAGCATGGCCCGAAGTGTCACCAAAATAA
- a CDS encoding FAD-dependent oxidoreductase — protein MKFNSMFSPIDIGPMKVPNRFVVSPMCNNYANTDGTLTDTSLAYYKERALGGFGLITFEATVVDVRAKGGANKACLYSDHQIASFKRVIDACHEAGAKISVQLQHAGPEGNSKVSGYPLKAASAIASAQGRNTPEAISREEIYELIELYGEAALRAKKAGADAVEVHCAHGYLVSSFLSGRTNKRVDEFGGCFENRMRLPRLIIESIRKRVGHSIAILCRINSTDGVDGGLSVQDSATVAAYLEDCGLDGLHVSRSVHIRDEYMWAPTVLHAGFSSDLVTQIKQAVSIPVITVGRFTEPHYAELMVREGRADLVAFGRQSLADPQTPNKAAADKLDELLPCIACLQGCVANMYAGKPITCLVNPLLGRESEAYLPKTPSKKVVVIGGGVGGLYTGWMAGSRGHDVTVYEASDIIGGQMRLAAYPPGKGDLTNMVRSYIKKCEQFDVEIKTNAPVTPELIQEISPDAVIIATGATPLVLPIPGIEDSGLIHAVDLLDGKEACGKKVLVVGGGMVGSETAAFLGEAGHDVTVVELRDEVGADVISEHRKFLMRDFAEYKIDSITNAKVTSFFKDGVTYSLADETEYRIGGFDSVVLAMGSRAHNPLEEAIKKIVPETYVIGDAVRARRALDATKEALDAVLQL, from the coding sequence TTGAAATTTAATTCGATGTTTTCTCCAATAGATATCGGACCAATGAAAGTACCTAACCGTTTTGTTGTTTCGCCAATGTGCAATAACTATGCCAATACAGACGGAACACTAACTGATACTTCACTTGCTTATTATAAAGAGCGCGCACTCGGCGGATTTGGATTAATTACTTTTGAAGCGACTGTCGTAGATGTTCGTGCAAAAGGTGGAGCTAATAAAGCATGTCTATATAGCGACCACCAAATTGCCAGTTTTAAGCGAGTAATTGATGCTTGTCATGAAGCTGGGGCAAAAATTTCGGTTCAATTACAACATGCTGGACCAGAAGGCAATTCCAAAGTTTCTGGGTATCCTTTAAAAGCTGCTTCTGCCATAGCTTCTGCGCAAGGACGCAATACACCAGAAGCTATTTCTAGAGAAGAAATTTATGAATTAATTGAGCTTTACGGTGAAGCTGCTTTACGCGCAAAAAAAGCTGGGGCTGATGCAGTTGAAGTCCACTGCGCCCATGGTTATTTAGTGAGTAGCTTCTTATCCGGACGAACAAATAAACGCGTCGATGAATTTGGCGGTTGTTTTGAAAATAGAATGCGACTTCCAAGACTTATTATTGAAAGTATTCGTAAACGTGTCGGTCATTCCATCGCAATTCTTTGTCGGATTAACAGCACTGATGGCGTGGACGGTGGGCTTAGCGTACAAGATAGTGCAACAGTCGCCGCATACTTGGAAGACTGTGGATTAGATGGTTTACATGTTTCTCGTAGTGTTCATATTCGCGATGAGTACATGTGGGCACCAACTGTATTACATGCTGGCTTTAGTTCCGACCTTGTTACACAAATCAAACAAGCTGTTTCAATTCCAGTTATTACAGTGGGACGTTTCACAGAGCCTCATTATGCAGAGTTAATGGTACGCGAAGGCCGAGCTGATTTGGTCGCTTTTGGGCGTCAATCTTTAGCAGATCCACAAACGCCAAACAAAGCTGCAGCTGATAAACTAGATGAGCTACTTCCTTGTATCGCGTGTCTCCAAGGATGCGTCGCTAATATGTATGCCGGTAAACCAATTACCTGTCTGGTTAATCCACTACTAGGTCGCGAATCTGAAGCTTACCTACCAAAAACACCAAGTAAAAAAGTCGTAGTTATCGGTGGCGGTGTTGGCGGACTTTACACGGGTTGGATGGCTGGTTCAAGAGGTCATGATGTGACTGTTTATGAGGCATCTGACATTATTGGCGGTCAAATGAGACTTGCTGCTTACCCTCCCGGAAAAGGTGATTTAACCAATATGGTTCGTAGCTATATTAAAAAATGCGAGCAATTCGATGTTGAAATTAAAACAAATGCACCTGTAACGCCAGAATTAATTCAAGAAATTTCACCAGATGCGGTTATCATCGCAACTGGAGCAACCCCACTTGTTTTACCAATTCCCGGCATTGAGGATTCTGGTTTAATTCACGCAGTTGATTTACTTGATGGAAAAGAAGCTTGTGGCAAGAAAGTACTTGTTGTTGGCGGCGGAATGGTTGGTAGTGAAACAGCGGCCTTCTTAGGGGAAGCTGGCCATGATGTAACAGTTGTCGAACTTCGCGATGAGGTTGGTGCAGATGTTATTTCTGAACACCGCAAGTTCCTTATGCGAGACTTTGCTGAATACAAGATTGACAGTATTACCAATGCGAAAGTCACTAGTTTCTTTAAAGATGGCGTGACTTACTCGCTAGCCGATGAAACAGAATATCGAATAGGTGGATTCGACTCCGTTGTACTTGCAATGGGATCAAGAGCACACAATCCGCTAGAAGAAGCTATCAAAAAAATCGTACCCGAAACTTATGTTATCGGCGATGCAGTTCGCGCACGCCGAGCATTAGATGCAACAAAAGAAGCACTCGACGCTGTATTGCAATTATAA
- the aroE gene encoding shikimate dehydrogenase: MENRISGSTRLLSLIGTPVDHSKSPIMYNYSFQKAGLDYAYLAFDIPVTKVADAITAMKTFNLRGSNVTMPCKSEVLKYMDDLSPAARMIGAVNTIINEDGKLTGHITDGLGFASNLRDSGVDIAGKKMTIIGAGGAATAIQVQSALDGAKEIAIFNIKDNFYQKAKQTVTSIKKEVPDCIVHIYDLNDTEKLYAEIATSDILVNATLVGMHPYENETPVKDATIFSKDLIVADVVYNPKKTKLMLDAEAAGCKTVGGLGMLLWQGAEAYKLFTGEDMPVSEVKELYFS; the protein is encoded by the coding sequence GTGGAAAATAGAATTTCAGGCTCCACCCGACTACTTAGTTTAATCGGGACACCCGTAGACCATTCAAAATCTCCTATTATGTATAATTACAGTTTCCAAAAAGCTGGTTTGGATTATGCCTATTTAGCATTTGATATTCCTGTCACTAAAGTAGCAGATGCGATTACTGCGATGAAAACTTTTAATCTTCGCGGCTCTAATGTCACGATGCCTTGCAAAAGTGAAGTTTTAAAATACATGGATGACCTTTCCCCTGCCGCTCGGATGATTGGCGCAGTTAACACCATTATCAATGAAGATGGGAAACTAACTGGGCACATCACTGATGGACTTGGTTTTGCTAGTAATCTACGTGATTCAGGTGTGGATATTGCTGGTAAAAAGATGACTATTATTGGAGCTGGGGGAGCGGCTACCGCTATCCAAGTTCAATCGGCACTTGACGGAGCAAAAGAAATCGCCATTTTTAATATTAAAGATAATTTTTATCAAAAAGCAAAACAAACTGTTACTTCTATCAAAAAAGAAGTTCCCGACTGCATCGTTCATATTTATGACTTAAACGATACAGAAAAATTATATGCAGAAATTGCCACAAGCGACATCTTAGTAAATGCAACACTTGTCGGCATGCATCCATATGAAAATGAAACACCTGTCAAAGATGCCACTATTTTCAGTAAAGATTTAATTGTTGCCGATGTCGTTTATAACCCTAAAAAAACAAAGTTAATGCTAGACGCAGAAGCTGCTGGTTGTAAAACAGTTGGTGGGCTTGGAATGCTTCTATGGCAAGGTGCCGAGGCTTACAAATTGTTCACGGGGGAAGACATGCCGGTTTCAGAAGTAAAAGAATTATATTTTAGTTAA